The following coding sequences lie in one Enterococcus sp. 9E7_DIV0242 genomic window:
- a CDS encoding bifunctional transcriptional activator/DNA repair enzyme AdaA: protein MITNEKLKLVYYQALLERNTEYDGIFFAGIKTTGVFCHATCPARKPKYEHCSFYETAEEALLSGFRPCKRCKPLSFPRSVPETVQKMVELVEAEPEKRWSDKDFTALGIHSATARRQFKKVYGMTFVQFARARRMGIAMKTIKNGEKVIDTQLDAGYESASGFHDAFTKIMGRKPIQSKDLKVLYADWIDTELGPMMSIADDEYLYLLEFVDRRGLEREIERLRNRLNAQIIPGKTIISEQIKDELQRYFTNELDEFKTPFILIGSDFQKSVWTQLLQIESGKTSSYKEMGIKLNRPNASRAIGNANGANQLAIIVPCHRVIQSNGTLGGYGGGLERKQWLLNHEKNKAKKAEQ from the coding sequence ATGATTACGAATGAAAAATTAAAGTTGGTTTATTACCAAGCTCTTTTAGAAAGAAATACGGAATATGATGGTATTTTCTTTGCTGGAATCAAAACGACTGGGGTCTTTTGCCATGCGACGTGCCCAGCACGAAAACCAAAGTATGAGCACTGTTCTTTTTATGAGACGGCTGAAGAAGCATTGCTGTCAGGTTTTAGACCATGCAAACGCTGCAAACCATTATCTTTTCCTCGTTCCGTACCTGAGACGGTACAAAAGATGGTTGAGCTGGTAGAAGCTGAACCGGAAAAGCGTTGGAGTGACAAGGATTTTACAGCACTAGGCATTCATTCAGCCACAGCGAGAAGACAATTCAAAAAAGTCTATGGTATGACTTTTGTACAGTTTGCGAGAGCGCGGAGGATGGGGATTGCAATGAAGACAATAAAAAATGGAGAGAAAGTCATCGATACGCAGTTGGATGCTGGTTATGAGTCAGCGAGTGGTTTTCATGATGCGTTTACTAAAATCATGGGCAGAAAGCCGATACAGTCGAAGGACTTAAAGGTTCTTTATGCTGACTGGATCGATACAGAGCTTGGGCCCATGATGAGCATAGCCGATGATGAGTATTTATACCTATTGGAATTTGTGGATCGTCGTGGGCTAGAGCGAGAAATAGAGCGGCTTCGTAATCGCTTGAACGCACAGATCATTCCGGGGAAAACAATAATTTCTGAACAAATCAAAGATGAGCTGCAACGCTATTTCACAAATGAACTAGACGAGTTCAAAACACCATTTATTCTAATTGGTTCTGATTTTCAAAAGAGCGTTTGGACACAGTTATTGCAGATAGAGAGTGGGAAAACGTCTTCCTACAAAGAAATGGGAATAAAGCTAAATCGACCGAATGCTTCACGAGCTATCGGGAATGCAAATGGTGCGAATCAGCTGGCGATCATTGTCCCTTGTCATCGAGTGATTCAATCAAATGGTACCTTGGGTGGCTATGGTGGTGGCTTGGAAAGGAAACAATGGCTTTTGAACCATGAAAAGAATAAAGCCAAGAAGGCTGAACAGTAA
- a CDS encoding polymer-forming cytoskeletal protein: MVSKKLALLGLTAVTTLVLGACGADDNKDSASSSSSSTTEVSTADSSTTDVVSTASVSDDPAVLETALSADGNWIVAATKDVTFTNDITVSGEFHDKGDDSSDIYRKLALYSQDADRNVTAEYTITVPTLTVESENFNIVHGTVKGDVVVKANGFVLDGAKVDGNVTFEKQEYQDSATIDKDGASVTGEVTVSE, from the coding sequence ATGGTATCAAAAAAATTGGCATTATTAGGTTTAACAGCAGTAACAACTTTAGTATTGGGCGCATGTGGTGCGGATGATAACAAGGATTCCGCAAGCAGCTCATCTTCATCAACAACAGAAGTAAGCACTGCGGATAGTAGCACAACTGATGTTGTATCAACAGCTTCTGTAAGTGATGATCCTGCCGTTCTTGAAACAGCTTTATCAGCAGATGGTAACTGGATCGTTGCGGCAACAAAAGATGTGACGTTCACAAATGATATTACTGTTTCCGGTGAATTCCATGACAAAGGTGACGATAGCAGCGATATCTACAGAAAATTAGCCTTGTATTCTCAAGATGCTGACCGTAATGTTACAGCTGAATACACAATCACTGTTCCTACATTGACTGTGGAATCAGAAAACTTCAACATCGTTCATGGTACTGTGAAAGGTGATGTTGTTGTTAAAGCGAACGGCTTTGTATTAGATGGTGCAAAAGTTGATGGAAACGTGACTTTTGAAAAACAAGAATACCAAGATTCAGCAACAATCGATAAAGATGGTGCTTCAGTAACTGGTGAAGTTACTGTTAGTGAATAA
- a CDS encoding helix-turn-helix domain-containing protein: MDIGETLKFIRKNKKQSQREISKGYLDWTAYSRIESDERSVRLNDLQSVLNKMSVNVHEFFSFAKFDYEQQQFRELFVRCKDQPENEKLKKQLIAYYKKLAIKPTKDLRELSNHLAIKSCFHEQWEEIPAISESDKNLVYRLLIKKNYYFQYDYIILANMIPYFSESQANAIIKKAIPIKDEEKRDETTKNSAFNALLNLIHVRIYEGEWLLVKKYVKLAKRQPGFLKSYKHKLILYYLDSLFTFLLTEDPKALEKTQLFIKLTEDIGDQGKAEAMREELALLIQKKNNTSAVETITQRPLTLIREG; encoded by the coding sequence ATGGATATTGGAGAGACATTAAAGTTCATTAGGAAAAACAAAAAGCAGTCACAGAGAGAAATTTCTAAAGGATATCTTGATTGGACAGCGTATTCGCGAATTGAAAGTGATGAACGCTCTGTTCGGCTCAATGATCTACAGAGTGTGCTAAATAAAATGTCTGTGAATGTACATGAATTTTTTTCCTTTGCTAAATTTGATTATGAGCAGCAGCAGTTTAGAGAGCTGTTTGTTCGCTGTAAGGATCAACCGGAGAACGAGAAGCTGAAAAAACAGTTGATTGCTTACTATAAAAAGCTGGCTATCAAGCCGACGAAAGATTTACGGGAGCTGTCCAATCATTTGGCCATAAAGAGTTGTTTTCATGAGCAGTGGGAAGAGATTCCAGCAATAAGCGAAAGTGACAAGAATTTGGTTTACCGATTATTGATCAAGAAAAATTACTATTTTCAATATGACTATATTATATTGGCTAACATGATTCCTTATTTTTCTGAGTCGCAAGCGAATGCAATCATAAAAAAGGCAATTCCAATCAAAGATGAGGAAAAAAGAGATGAGACAACGAAGAATAGTGCATTTAACGCGTTGTTGAATCTGATTCATGTCAGAATCTATGAGGGCGAGTGGCTTCTTGTAAAGAAATATGTGAAGTTGGCGAAAAGACAACCTGGATTTTTAAAAAGCTATAAACACAAACTAATTCTTTATTATTTAGATAGTCTGTTCACATTTCTTCTGACAGAGGACCCAAAAGCTTTAGAGAAAACGCAATTATTCATAAAATTAACAGAGGATATAGGAGACCAAGGCAAGGCGGAAGCTATGCGCGAAGAATTGGCTTTGCTTATTCAAAAAAAGAACAATACATCTGCTGTTGAAACGATAACTCAACGACCACTCACTTTAATTAGAGAAGGGTAA